The genomic region CCGAATGAGGCGATTTTGTACAGTGAGCGCATTCATTCGCGCCAACATACCGGCTATAATGCTCAACACTACCAAAGCCAGTATAAGGAATACATTTAAAGAAAATTTCCCGTTTTTAATCGCTATCCCTGCATATATGATCGATGAAATAAGAGTGACTAAACTAAGTGGTAACCATATGAAATGCTGTAGTGGATGGTAACGAGTATGGTTTTCATAAGATTGTTGTTTCAATTTTCTCCTCCTCTTTATTAAAATATACCCATATATGTATTATACAAAGAAATGATCAAAAGAACATCCTAGTTTAAATATTGTATGTGTCAAGTTTTTCTCGGTGTTGCTTTTACACCAATATTTTAAGCACTCTATTTTGTACACTTTTTACATCTACCGCGCTAACGCTTG from Oikeobacillus pervagus harbors:
- a CDS encoding DUF6526 family protein; the protein is MKQQSYENHTRYHPLQHFIWLPLSLVTLISSIIYAGIAIKNGKFSLNVFLILALVVLSIIAGMLARMNALTVQNRLIRVEEQFRHYVLTNEPIDPRLTLPQLIALRFASDEEFPALAKKAAQNKMNPDEIKKAITYWRADEHRV